The Nostoc sp. PCC 7524 nucleotide sequence AGCCGTCATGATGATGGGAATATGTTCCGCAATCAAGGCTTTGAAGGGTATGAGTTCTCGAATGCGTAAGTCTTCTAAACTGAGATTAAGAATTGGTAACTCAACATGAGAGTCCTTATTAGTATCTCCATGTCCAGGAAAATGCTTGGCGCACCCCAAAACTCCTGATTCCTTGAGTCCCAGGTAATATTCGATGATAGCTTGAGTAGCCGTTTCCGGCGTGCTACCAAAGGCGCGAGGCCCAATGATGGGATTTTGGGGATTAGAATAAATATCCGCTACCGGCGACCAAGACAAGTTAATGCCCAAGGACTTTAATTCAATACCCGTAGCTTTTGCTACTTCCCGTGCGTGCGATCGCAACAGCAAAGCATGAGGAAATCTGGTAATTGGTAGAGGTGTCCGCACCACACGCCCCCCTTCATGATCTAAGGTAAAAAACATGGAAGGGCGTTCAGCATATTCTCTGATTTGCTGGCTCAAATGCTGAAAACTTTGCAGCCATACTTCATAGGGGACACCATCCTGAAAATTTTTGGCAAAAAAGATGACTCCAATTGGTTTGAGTTCATTAAGTGCGCGTTTATCATCATCACTTAACTGAGTACCGGAAATGCCAAGAATCAGATGATGTCCGAAGCGTGCTAGATTCCGTAAGACTGGCATAATACTTTACCTGGGATTGTGTAGCTAACGACTTCAATGATTAACCTACAGAACACAGCCTAAACTTTCAATAGTAGTGAGTGACATCAACTAAAGGGAGTAGGGAGTAGAGAGGTAGGTAGAACTTTTATCCAGTCCCCAGTCCCCAATCCCCAATCCCCAATCCCTACGCAGAAGTTTTTTTAGCAAAGCGATCGCATAATTACTGCCAAATGTAACGGATTGCAACGTATAATGAGAACGGCAAAACAATTAAGAAATATTGAAGAACAGTAGGTTTAAATGCGAGTAGCGATCGCGGGCGCTGGTCTAGCAGGACTTTCCTGCGCGAAATATCTCACGGACGCAGGTCACACTCCCATTGTCTTAGAGCGTCGAGACGTATTGGGTGGATTAGTGGCAGCGTGGAAAGACTCTGACGGCGACTGGTATGAAACTGGGTTGCACGCCTTCTTTGGGGCATATCCCAATATGCTCCAGTTGCTCAAGGAATTGGGCATTGAGGACAGACTCCAGTGGAAAGAACATACACTAATTTTTAATCAACCAGAGAAGCCAGGAACATACTCACGTTTTGATGTGCCGGATATCCCCGCTCCTTTCAACGTGATTGCGTCGATTCTGCGTAACAACGATATGTTGACTTGGGAGCAGAAGATTCGCTTCGCTATTGGCCTACTACCAGCCGTGGTGAGAGGTCAGCAGTATGTCGAAGAAATGGACAAGTACAGCTTCTTAGAGTGGTTGGAAAGACAAGGCGTAGGTGAGCGCGTCACCAGTGACGTGTTTATCGCTGCTTGCAAAGCACTAACCTTTATCAATCCCGATGAAGTTTCGTCCACAATTCTCCTCACAGCCTTAAATCGCTTTCTCCAAGAAAGATACGGCTCTAAAATCGCATTTTTGGATGGTTCACCTACAGAACGACTATGCCAACCCATCGTTGATTACATCACCGAACGTGGTGGCGAAGTCCGACTCAATGCCCCCTTAAAAGAAATTTTGCTTAACCCGGATGGTACAGTAAAAGGATTCTTGCTGCGGGGGTTAAATGGCGAACCAGATGAAGAGATTACAGCAGACTGTTACGTGTCAGCCATGTCAGTTGACCCGTTAAAAGTCATGTTGCCAGAACCTTGGAAGCAAATGGAGTTTTTCCAAAAGCTAGAAGGTTTGGAAGGTGTGCCAGTCATTAACCTGCATCTATGGTTTGATCGGAAATTAACAGACATTGATCACCTGTTATTTTCGCGATCGCCCCTCCTCAGCGTTTATGCTGATATGAGCAATACCTGCCGTGGATATGCTGACCCCAATCGCTCCATGCTGGAATTAGTTCTAGCACCGGCCAAAGATTGGATTAGCAAATCTGACGAGGAAATTGTGGCTGCAACTATGACTGAGTTGGAAAAACTCTTTCCTGATCACTTTGGGGGAGAAAATCCCGCCAAATTGCTCAAATCTCATGTAGTGAAAACGCCGCGTTCTGTTTACAAAGCGACTCCTGGTCGTCAACAGTATCGTCCACCCCAACAAACTCCCATTACCAACTTCTTTCTTTCTGGGAGTTACACCATGCAACGCTATTTAGGCAGTATGGAAGGGGCTGTACTTTCTGGTAAGCTAACAGCGCAGGCGATCTGCGAATCACTGCCGATGGCAAATGCCTCAAACCTGCAAACGCTAACCCGACCGCCTGCAACGAATGCTGCAACTGCCTGATTCCAAAGCGCGCATGAAAACGCTGGTCTCTGTAGATGAGTCCTACAAACTTTGTCGGCATCTCACCGCCAAGTATGCCAAAACCTTTTACTTGGGTACTTTACTGATGAGTCCGGCAAAACGCCAAGCCATCTGGGCAATTTATGCTTGGTGTCGCCGGACAGATGAATTAGTAGACGGCCCCGCAGCTGCCATTACCACACCAGAAACCCTAGACCGATGGGAACAGCATCTGGAGTCACTGTTTGCGGGTCATCCCATAGAAAACTACGACGTAGCATTGGTAGATACTCTCCAACGCTTTCCCCTAGACATTCAGCCCTTTCGAGATATGATTGCTGGGCAGCGTATGGATTTATACCGTAGTCGCTATGAAACCTTTGAGGAGTTATACCTCTACTGTTATCGCGTCGCTGGCACCGTTGGCTTGATGTCAACAGCCGTGATGGAAGTAGACAAAACTGCTAATGCAACACCGTGGCAACAGGATAAACCACCATATATTCCCACAGAAGAAGCGATCGCCCTCGGAATTGCCAATCAACTCACTAACATTCTGCGGGATGTGGGAGAAGATGCCCGACGCGGACGTATCTACATACCTCTAGAAGACTTGGCACGTTTTAACTACACCGAGCAAGACTTTTTTAACGGTGTGGTAGATGAACGCTGGCGGGCGTTGATGCGCTTTCAAATTGACAGAGCGAGGCAATTCTATATCAAGGCAGACAAGGGCATTACATATCTAGCACCCGATGCTCGCTGGCCAGTTTGGGCAGCATCCATGCTTTACGGACAGAT carries:
- the nagZ gene encoding beta-N-acetylhexosaminidase — encoded protein: MPVLRNLARFGHHLILGISGTQLSDDDKRALNELKPIGVIFFAKNFQDGVPYEVWLQSFQHLSQQIREYAERPSMFFTLDHEGGRVVRTPLPITRFPHALLLRSHAREVAKATGIELKSLGINLSWSPVADIYSNPQNPIIGPRAFGSTPETATQAIIEYYLGLKESGVLGCAKHFPGHGDTNKDSHVELPILNLSLEDLRIRELIPFKALIAEHIPIIMTAHILFPQIDPDLPATLSRAILKNILREELGFEGIVVSDDLDMKAVSDMFIQSGTVARAFYAGCDLFIVSRNIHSSSIERTYQIAEDFLESLNKGTLAESVVEAAKERIDQLLAVTPQYAVQMLDKNTLVQHAELAIASAF
- the pds gene encoding 15-cis-phytoene desaturase; the protein is MRVAIAGAGLAGLSCAKYLTDAGHTPIVLERRDVLGGLVAAWKDSDGDWYETGLHAFFGAYPNMLQLLKELGIEDRLQWKEHTLIFNQPEKPGTYSRFDVPDIPAPFNVIASILRNNDMLTWEQKIRFAIGLLPAVVRGQQYVEEMDKYSFLEWLERQGVGERVTSDVFIAACKALTFINPDEVSSTILLTALNRFLQERYGSKIAFLDGSPTERLCQPIVDYITERGGEVRLNAPLKEILLNPDGTVKGFLLRGLNGEPDEEITADCYVSAMSVDPLKVMLPEPWKQMEFFQKLEGLEGVPVINLHLWFDRKLTDIDHLLFSRSPLLSVYADMSNTCRGYADPNRSMLELVLAPAKDWISKSDEEIVAATMTELEKLFPDHFGGENPAKLLKSHVVKTPRSVYKATPGRQQYRPPQQTPITNFFLSGSYTMQRYLGSMEGAVLSGKLTAQAICESLPMANASNLQTLTRPPATNAATA
- the crtB gene encoding 15-cis-phytoene synthase CrtB, which codes for MLQLPDSKARMKTLVSVDESYKLCRHLTAKYAKTFYLGTLLMSPAKRQAIWAIYAWCRRTDELVDGPAAAITTPETLDRWEQHLESLFAGHPIENYDVALVDTLQRFPLDIQPFRDMIAGQRMDLYRSRYETFEELYLYCYRVAGTVGLMSTAVMEVDKTANATPWQQDKPPYIPTEEAIALGIANQLTNILRDVGEDARRGRIYIPLEDLARFNYTEQDFFNGVVDERWRALMRFQIDRARQFYIKADKGITYLAPDARWPVWAASMLYGQILDAIERNDYNVFNQRAYVPQWKKLRTLPIAWMRSQVL